A single genomic interval of Alligator mississippiensis isolate rAllMis1 chromosome 15, rAllMis1, whole genome shotgun sequence harbors:
- the LOC102577077 gene encoding guanylate-binding protein 1, which yields MPRTSALRRRLVSCFPCWSTPWCDLHRLEELHDDQLEPGFLLRDLAVTYVDTIHSGAIPHLESTVLALAQVENSAVVEEALAWCRAVLRPQSALPTEALLELLALHAEAKCEALRVFMAHTFCDKVHLKVFQCHLKAVSVLQKFLQSQDAVANTILQADHSLSEPDKELSSETAPGTPAPPAPHPSLALTQHPVPPRAAGMGGGSGVQGGSVAGSTGGGQAERQEAEHSHEEHMRQLKAQLEAEHQQLLDEHWQVLDHKLRELTEYIQAKAVPGAGQGQVHALLPGLRVGRAGLHTVVAAERAGHHGRRVPGAYTEAEAEAEAEAEARPVGPAQDSSFAVIQLSAMALNIPMEQPLCLVGNDTGGELTVNPNALEILRGITQPVVVVTIARLYRTGKSYLMNQLAGKRTGFSLGSTVQSHTKGIWMWCMPHPCRCDLVLVLLDIEGLGDVERVGERAGQDKTIGDFCHPSTWLSHPWCLILPPQGNTKNDCWIFALAVLLSSLLVYNSKGTVDQYAMEQLHFVSELMDHIKVKAQEGDGEGDDTEFIRFFPGFIWAVQEFTLQLISNGQPVTEDQYLENALALKPGNSKRVMEYNLPHQCLCSFFPTCKCFIFVQTVPAKDISQLELLPESTLDPQFLVQTCHFCNYVFQEAKAKTVKGRHCVNGRMFSSLVQNYVKTIRSGKVPCIDNTVIALAATENEAVITAALAHYEAEMRKLQLPVELDKLLEAHGKCEEGALKLFMEHSFRDSEQQYQKQLVVGIAEQRGNILAQNEDVSKEICLALLEELPAPMKKNLSDGVYSRPGGYGVYKADLSQVVEGYWGKPNKGVKAEEVLDQFLAKMQPEAAAVLKVDTKLTEAEKHIVDEKQKAEVWSSRRRQRRRRGCRWMTKRMLMKDQERSYEENLKQLKAKMKDEAERVRKEAAQVLEYRLKEQEAILSKGFTKQMELMQEEIEERDEVHRCDRSALRYLHHHRGRPESHQWHRKSH from the exons ATGCCCAGAACCTCAGCCCTGCGCAGG CGTTTGGTGTCCTGCTTCCCATGCTGGAGCACCCCTTGGTGCGACCTGCACCGGCTGGAGGAGCTGCACGACgaccagctggagcctggcttcT TGCTGCGGGACCTGGCAGTGACCTACGTAGACACCATCCACAGCGGGGCAATACCCCACTTGGaaagcactgtgctggccctggcGCAGGTGGAGAATTCAGCAGTGGTGGAAGAGGCCCTGGCCTGGTGCAGGGCGGTGCTGAGGCCACAGTCAGCACTGCCCACAGAggcactgctggagctgctggcgCTGCATGCAGAGGCCAAGTGTGAGGCCTTGCGGGTGTTCATGGCACACACCTTCTGTGACAAGGTCCACCTCAAGGTCTTCCAGTGCCACCTCAAG GCGGTGAGTGTCCTGCAGAAGTTCCTGCAGTCCCAGGATGCCGTGGCCAACACCATCCTGCAGGCAGATCATAGCCTCAGCGAGCCCGACAAGGAGCTTTCAAGTGAAACCGCACCtggcacccctgccccacctgctccacaccccagcctggccctgacaCAGCACCCGGTGCCCCCCAGAGCAGCGGGCATGGGCGGAGGCAGCGGAGTGCAAGGCGGCAGCGTAGCGGGCAGCACAGGAGGTGGCCAAGCAGAGCGGCAGGAGGCTGAGCACAGCCATGAGGAGCACATGCGGCAGCTGAAGGCTCAGCTCGAGGCCGAGCACCAGCAGCTGCTGGACGAGCACTGGCAGGTGCTGGACCACAAGCTGCGG GAGCTGACGGAGTACATCCAGGCCAAGGCGGTGCCCGGGGCTGGCCAGGGCCAAGTTCATGCACTTCTTCCTGGCCTTCGTGTGGGccgtgcaggacttcacactgtAGTTGCAGCTGAACGGGCGGGACATCACGGCAGACGAGTACCTGGAGCATAcactgaggctgaggctgaggctgaggctgaggctgaggccag GCCTGTGGGACCTGCGCAGGACAGTAGCTTTGCTGTCATCCAGCTTTCAGCAATGGCCTTGAACATACCCATGGAGCAGCCCCTGTGCTTGGTGGGGAATGACACCGGCGGGGAGCTAACGGTGAACCCGAATGCCCTGGAGATCCTACGTGGCATCACCCAGCCTGTGGTGGTGGTGACCATTGCCAGGCTGTACCGCACTGGCAAGTCCTACCTCATGAACCAGCTGGCCGGAAAGAGGACAG GCTTCTCCCTGGGCTCCACGGTGCAGTCGCACACCAAGGGCATCTGGATGTGgtgcatgccccacccctgccggTGTGACCTCGTCCTGGTGCTGTTGGACATAGAGGGGCTGGGCGACGTGGAGAGGGTGGGCGAGAGAGCTGGACAAG ACAAAACCATTGGTGACTTTTGCCATCCCTCCACTTGGCTGAGCCACCCCTGGTGCCTTATCCTCCCTCCCCAGGGTAACACAAAGAATGACTGCTGGATCTTCGCACTGGCTGTGCTTCTCAGCAGCCTGTTGGTCTACAACAGCAAAGGCACCGTCGACCAGTATGCCATGGAGCAGCTCCA CTTCGTGTCCGAGCTGATGGACCACATCAAGGtcaaggcccaggaaggggatGGTGAGGGTGATGACACAGAGTTCATCCGCTTCTTTCCTGGCTTCATCTGGGCTGTGCAGGAATTCACCCTGCAGCTGATAAGCAATGGGCAGCCGGTGACAGAGGATCAGTACTTGGAGAATGCGCTCGCCCTGAAGCCCG GCAACAGCAAGAGGGTGATGGAGTACAAcctgccacaccagtgcctctgCAGCTTCTTCCCAACCTGCAAGTGCTTCATCTTTGTCCAGACAGTCCCCGCAAAGGATATCAGTCAACTTGAGTTGCTGCCTGAGAGCACCCTGGACCCACAGTTCCTGGTACAGACCTGCCACTTCTGCAACTATGTCTTCCAAGAAGCCAAGGCCAAGACAGTCAAAGGAAGGCACTGTGTCAATGGGCGAA TGTTCAGCTCCTTAGTCCAAAACTACGTGAAGACCATCCGCAGTGGGAAGGTGCCCTGCATTGACAATACCGTCATTGCCCTGGCCGCCACAGAGAACGAGGCTGTCATCACGGCGGCCCTGGCTCATTACGAGGCTGAGATGAGGAAGCTGCAGTTGCCTGTGGAGCTGGACAAGCTGTTGGAGGCTCATGGGAAATGCGAAGAGGGAGCCCTGAAGCTTTTCATGGAGCACTCCTTCAGGGACAGCGAGCAGCAATACCAGAAGCAGCTTGTA GTCGGGATAGCCGAACAGCGTGGAAACATCCTGGCTCAAAATGAAGATGTTTCCAAGGAgatctgcctggccctgctggaggagctcccagcccccatgaAGAAGAACCTCAGTGATGGAGTTTACTCACGACCTGGTGGTTATGGGGTCTACAAGGCAGACCTGAGCCAGGTGGTGGAGGGTTACTGGGGAAAACCCAACAAAGGGGTCAAG GCAGAGGAGGTCCTGGATCAGTTCCTGGCCAAGATGCAGCCAGAGGCGGCGGCAGTGCTGAAGGTGGACACCAAGCTGACGGAGGCAGAGAAGCACATTGTGG ATGAGAAGCAGAAAGCCGAGGTGTGGAGCAGCAGACGAAGGCAACGGAGGAGAAGAGGATGCAGATGGATGACCAAGAGGATGCTGATGAAAGACCAAGAGCGCAGCTACGAGGAGAACCTGAAACAGCTGAAAGCCAAGATGAAGGACGAGGCAGAGAGAGTTAGGAAGGAGGCCGCACAGGTCTTGGAGTACAGGCTGAAGGAGCAAGAGGCAATACTGAGTAAGGGCTTTACTAAGCAAATGGAGCTGATGCAGGAGGAGATTGAAGAAAGGGATGAAGTCcatagatgtgacaggtctgCTCTCAGGTATCTTCACCACCATCGGGGAAGGCCTGAGAGCCATCAATGGCATCGCAAGTCTCACTAA